DNA from Microbacterium sp. SORGH_AS_0969:
CGCGCCGCCCGGACGCGGCCGCCGCCCCCACGAGAACAGGAGATCGTGCGGAAACAGGACGACCGGAAGCAGAGTGGTCCTGTCGCGGTGGCATCCCCTGTTCTGATGACGCGGGCGCGCGCCAGCTCAGTCCTGGGAAAGGGGGACGTCGGAGAGGGATGCCGCGAGCGCGAGCTTCGCGCGACGGTACCGGCCCCGAACGGTGGCCGGGGCCACGTTCTGCAGGTGGGCGATCTCGACGAACGACAGCCCCTCCCAGTGCGCCAATGTCACCACCTCCGCAAGCTCCGGTTCCAGTTCGCCGATGAGCGCGCGGAGGGCGATGGCTTCGGTCGAATCCGCCACCGTGTCCGCCGCCATCTCGCGGCGGAGCGTGTCAGCGAGGGCACGGCGTCGACGAGTTCCCCGCTCGGAGTTGGCGAGCACGTTTCGTGCGACACCGAACAACCACATGCGCACCTCCTCCCGAGGAGTAGGGAGATCGGCCCGGCG
Protein-coding regions in this window:
- a CDS encoding RNA polymerase sigma factor, producing the protein MKRPLRRSDDEASFVALVEQLSPDLLRYFARRVGQDAADLLAETLLTAWRRRADLPTPREEVRMWLFGVARNVLANSERGTRRRRALADTLRREMAADTVADSTEAIALRALIGELEPELAEVVTLAHWEGLSFVEIAHLQNVAPATVRGRYRRAKLALAASLSDVPLSQD